In Thermofilum pendens Hrk 5, the sequence GCGCGGCAGGACGACGATGATCACCTTCCCGGGTCTACCCGCGAACAGCGTAGTGGGAATAAACAGAATCCCATTAGACCTCCTAGAGAAAATACTGAGAGATTCCATAGAGAAGGAGCTGAGCTCTCGGGGAGAGGAGAGGGGCGAAGAGCTTACTGAGTAGCGAGCTCTAAGGCGTCCTCTGGGACGCCGAGATTCCGCAGTATCTCTAATGCCCTCTTCTTGTCGTGCTCGTAGATAACCCTGAGATACGGGAGAACGTCCGTTCTGAACTTAGACGTAGAGACGTGAATCTTCGCCGCTGCACCTCTAACGGCGCGTACGAACTTCTCCCTCTTTTCCTTCGATCGCGCAAGTATCCTTAGCTTCTCCGGAAAAGAATACTTCACGAACTTGAAGGGTGGACGCTCCCGCGCGCTTGCCACGCCGGCAGTCATAAGCTCCAACGCGTAGGAGAGCAACGCCCACTGCTGCTCCCTCTTCATCCTGGTCAACATTATGTCAGCCCATGAGAGAGCGTCGTATGCGTCGGCTATCGCCTGCAAGCTGGGTTCGTACTGGTACACGATGTTCTCGCTTAGCCACTGCATAAGCATTTCGTAGTCGAGCGACGGCAACCTGGTGACAGCTAGGGCCTGCTCGGGGTACTTAGCCGTTAAAACGCTTCTCACGATGTCGAATATGGTTTCCTGCTCAGCCCTGTCCCCTAGGATCTGGAGGTCGGCGAGGCTTATAGTCTTCTTCCCCATGGCGAGAGACTGCAGGTCGTTTATCGCTGCCCTCAGGTCTCCCTTAGCGTTATCCGCGATAGCGGATAGAACCTCCCTTGAGCACTCGACACCCTCCTTTGAGCAGATGTTCTCCAAGACCTTCATTATGTCCCTCTTGCCTATCTTCTTGAACTCGATGAGCTCGCAGAGGTCTCTTAGAGGTCTAAGCTTTGGATCCCATGGGTCGTTGGCCGTTAGAACTATGGGCCAGTTGGATTTCTCTATAAGCTCTACAATCGCCTGGAGCCCTCCAGCGTCCTCCTTGGTCGATATCCCGTCAACCTCGTCTAGAAGTATTATCTTCCCGGAGTAGCCGAGCACGGATCGGGTGTTCAGCGCTCCTAGGAGCCTCTGTTGCAAGGCTTCGCGCGTCCTCACGTCGCTAGCGTTCAGCTCTATCAACTCCCACGAGAACTCCTTGGCCGTTGCGTGTACTATGCTTGTCTTACCGCTCCCGGGAGGCCCGTAGAGCAGAGCGGCCTTCTTGCTGGGTTTCCCCTTGACCCAGGAGTTTATCCAAGCCACGTACTTCTTTTTTGCCTCCTCGTTTCCCACTACGTCGGCAATTCTGGCGGGCCTATACTTCTCGGTCCAAGGGACTAGCTGAACTTTTACGGCGGACATCCCCGGCTAACCCTTAGCAGCTTTCTTCGAGACCAGTGCAAGCTTCGAGAGCAACGCCATTAACTGTATTTCATCGTCGGACCCTTCCACTATCCTGTAGTTTGTTTCTCCGACCAGTACAAGTAGCTCTGCCAAGGTAGCATCGTCGAGCCTAACGCTCTTCTGTGAGAGCACCTCCCTGTGGATAAAGCGTATTATGTCGACGCCGGACAAGCCGTAGTTGTAGAGCAGAAGCCTAAGCTTGTCCCTAGCCTCCAACAGGTTACCCTTCAATGCGCTTTCAATCATCTCTCTTACTTCTTTGGGCTTCACGCGGCCGAGTGCCGCGTATACGACCTCCTCTGTTACGTTCCTGCTGATAGCGGAGGCTGCCTGCAAGGTGTTTATAGCTTTCCTAAGGTCGCCCTGACTCTCCTCCCATATTGCTTCGAGAGCCCCGTCGTCAACCGTTATCCCCTCTTGCTGGGCTATCCACCTCAACCTCTGGAACGCGTCCCCCTTCGGTAGAGGCTGGAACCTGAACACCGCGCATCTAGACTGTATCGGCTCTATTATCTTGGAGGCATAGTTAGCTATCAGGATAAAGCGAGTGTTCCTCGAGAAAAGCTCCATGGTCCTCCTCAGAGCTTGTTGTGCGTCGCCAGTCATGTTGTCTGCCTCGTCCAGTATAACCAGCTTGAACGGCACGTCGCCTATAGGCAACGTCCTTGCGTAGTCCTTTATCCTGCTCCTGATAACGTCGATGCCTCTCTCATCGCTGGCGTTTAGCTCCAGAGTATTGTCACGCCAACTTTCGCCGTACAGGTCGTGCGCTAGAGCGAGAGCCGCAGTAGTTTTCCCAGTCCCGGGAGGTCCCGCGAAAAGGAGATGCGGCATGTTCTTGTTCTTCACGAACTCTTTAAGCCTCTTCACGATCTCTTCCTGGTCCACTATCTCGTCGAGGCTCCTAGGCCTGTACTTCTCAACCCATAACTCCTCGGACATTGCTCATCACGCAAATAACGCGTTCAAACAAACTTAAGTGTGTATTGTATATAAAAGTGGCTCGCGTGCTGCGCGCTATCTGGCCGCGAGGGCCACTCTTTCTACTTCTTCCTTCTTGCGCAACGCGTAACTATTCGGGTCTCCGTACGCTGCCGCCACTATTTCATCTGCAAGGCACTCCTCTATGGGCTTCGGGTTGTTAAACGCGCAAGCCCTAGCACCCTCCGTGATAAACCTTAAGGCTAAGTCTACGCGACGCTGCGGGGATACGTCTACAGACACGTGGTAGAGGATACCTCCGTATATTACGCGTGTAGTCTCCTCCCTTGGAGATGCGTTTTCTATCGCCCAAACAAGCACCTGTATGGGGTTTTTACCCGTTTTAAGCTCTAT encodes:
- a CDS encoding replication factor C large subunit translates to MSAVKVQLVPWTEKYRPARIADVVGNEEAKKKYVAWINSWVKGKPSKKAALLYGPPGSGKTSIVHATAKEFSWELIELNASDVRTREALQQRLLGALNTRSVLGYSGKIILLDEVDGISTKEDAGGLQAIVELIEKSNWPIVLTANDPWDPKLRPLRDLCELIEFKKIGKRDIMKVLENICSKEGVECSREVLSAIADNAKGDLRAAINDLQSLAMGKKTISLADLQILGDRAEQETIFDIVRSVLTAKYPEQALAVTRLPSLDYEMLMQWLSENIVYQYEPSLQAIADAYDALSWADIMLTRMKREQQWALLSYALELMTAGVASARERPPFKFVKYSFPEKLRILARSKEKREKFVRAVRGAAAKIHVSTSKFRTDVLPYLRVIYEHDKKRALEILRNLGVPEDALELATQ
- a CDS encoding 30S ribosomal protein S7 gives rise to the protein MAEGDQYITTLDGNEIKVFDRWSTRDVEIRDPGLKKYISLKPVLVPHSEGRHAKKRFAKARVSIVERLANNLMRPGRNAGKKMLALNIVKRAFEIIELKTGKNPIQVLVWAIENASPREETTRVIYGGILYHVSVDVSPQRRVDLALRFITEGARACAFNNPKPIEECLADEIVAAAYGDPNSYALRKKEEVERVALAAR
- a CDS encoding replication factor C small subunit, producing the protein MSEELWVEKYRPRSLDEIVDQEEIVKRLKEFVKNKNMPHLLFAGPPGTGKTTAALALAHDLYGESWRDNTLELNASDERGIDVIRSRIKDYARTLPIGDVPFKLVILDEADNMTGDAQQALRRTMELFSRNTRFILIANYASKIIEPIQSRCAVFRFQPLPKGDAFQRLRWIAQQEGITVDDGALEAIWEESQGDLRKAINTLQAASAISRNVTEEVVYAALGRVKPKEVREMIESALKGNLLEARDKLRLLLYNYGLSGVDIIRFIHREVLSQKSVRLDDATLAELLVLVGETNYRIVEGSDDEIQLMALLSKLALVSKKAAKG